A window of the Paenibacillus sp. genome harbors these coding sequences:
- a CDS encoding NUDIX domain-containing protein, whose translation MNTRWDVIGSKTTEFRHFEIVEEHVVTSQGNSMNMEYVKMRPGVCILPLLDGGTRVVCIRQYRHILREWQWELPAGGLDEGVEPLEMAKGS comes from the coding sequence ATGAATACAAGATGGGATGTCATAGGAAGCAAAACCACAGAATTCCGCCATTTTGAAATCGTAGAGGAGCACGTCGTTACCTCGCAGGGCAACTCCATGAATATGGAGTATGTGAAGATGCGTCCTGGCGTCTGTATTTTACCTCTGCTGGACGGGGGAACCCGAGTTGTGTGCATTCGCCAGTACCGTCATATCCTGCGAGAGTGGCAATGGGAGCTTCCAGCCGGCGGCCTTGATGAAGGTGTGGAACCATTGGAAATGGCAAAAGGGAGTTAG
- a CDS encoding YveK family protein yields the protein MELDLKDYFKIIRKRLAWIIVVVLLASLASGVVSAFYLKPVYEASTKLIVNQSNDTSSMGQLDINQVNLNLRLIDTYKEIIRTPAIMQVVAEENPEFDLTADQLIAKVRVSSVNNTQVMTLVVEDGSYEKAAAIVNAISYVFQREIPKIMNVDNVSILNEAPLEVNPSPVKPNVLLNIAIAFIVSLMAVIGWVFLMEYLDDTIKTENDVSEIIGLPTLSLVARTTNEDFVPHGGKSLKRKVTDSHAAPNQ from the coding sequence ATGGAACTCGATCTGAAAGACTACTTCAAAATTATCCGGAAGCGGCTGGCTTGGATTATAGTGGTGGTATTGTTGGCGAGCCTGGCCTCGGGTGTCGTGAGCGCCTTCTATTTGAAACCTGTATATGAAGCTTCTACGAAATTGATTGTCAATCAATCCAATGACACAAGTTCCATGGGGCAGTTGGACATCAATCAGGTCAATCTAAACCTTCGATTAATAGATACATATAAGGAAATTATCCGTACGCCGGCGATTATGCAGGTTGTAGCCGAGGAAAATCCTGAATTCGATTTGACTGCAGACCAATTGATCGCGAAGGTGAGAGTCAGTTCGGTAAATAATACGCAAGTGATGACGCTAGTCGTCGAAGACGGATCTTATGAAAAGGCGGCAGCTATCGTGAATGCGATCTCCTATGTGTTCCAAAGGGAGATCCCAAAGATCATGAACGTAGATAACGTCTCGATATTGAACGAAGCCCCCCTTGAGGTCAACCCTTCCCCAGTTAAGCCGAACGTCCTTTTGAACATAGCAATAGCGTTCATCGTCTCGTTAATGGCAGTCATTGGATGGGTGTTCCTTATGGAATATTTGGACGATACGATAAAAACCGAGAATGATGTCAGCGAAATCATCGGACTTCCGACGTTGTCGTTGGTCGCTCGGACGACGAATGAAGATTTTGTACCCCACGGCGGGAAAAGCTTAAAACGGAAGGTGACGGACAGCCATGCCGCTCCAAACCAATAA
- a CDS encoding nucleoside-diphosphate sugar epimerase/dehydratase gives MTTAQRVTLLVFLDSILVGISVISSYVIKYYGEITPAIWYEASISTLVSVVCLGACLYKFGLYHRVWRYASIGEIVSILRATVIGCIIAYCVGSLIVMQWMPWQVATRSFETTILLVGGARFVWRVYRDHYITEKQTAQRRALIVGAGDCGSIIVKELRNNPSSNQKPVAFIDDDPHKQKMQLHGLPVIGTRETIARTVESLHIDDIIIAMPSVSQRQIVDIIEVCKRTSAKLKIIPPLSHLFEGKVNIRSIRDVQVEDLLGRDPVNVDLKGITEYVKDRVVLVTGAGGSIGSELCRQLLFFKPSKLLLLGHGENSIYQIDNELSQLKMNIPVETIIADIQDKKRMQDIFTHYRPQVVFHAAAHKHVPLMEQNPSESIKNNVFGTKNVADCSVKFGVERFVLISSDKAVNPTSVMGVTKRIAEMIVQCMNVNSATKFTAVRFGNVLGSRGSVIPRFKDQIAKGGPVTVTHPEMVRYFMTIPEAVQLVIQAGAYAQGGEVFILDMGKPVKINTLAEDLIRFSGFEPHIDIKIEYTGIRPGEKLYEELLTEEEGLTTTKHDRIFIGKPTNLSRSELDFELKRLEQVLGEDQKVIRDLLKMIVPTYQNVS, from the coding sequence ATGACGACGGCACAAAGGGTAACTCTTCTTGTCTTTCTCGATTCAATTTTAGTCGGGATATCGGTTATAAGTTCTTATGTAATTAAGTATTATGGAGAGATCACGCCAGCCATTTGGTATGAAGCATCCATTTCCACTTTAGTATCGGTTGTTTGTTTAGGGGCATGTCTCTACAAATTCGGCTTATACCATCGGGTTTGGCGATATGCAAGTATTGGCGAGATCGTATCGATTCTACGCGCTACCGTTATCGGTTGTATTATTGCTTATTGCGTAGGTTCGTTGATCGTCATGCAATGGATGCCATGGCAAGTAGCCACTCGTTCCTTCGAAACGACGATCTTGCTTGTGGGCGGAGCGCGATTCGTTTGGAGAGTTTACCGTGATCACTACATAACTGAAAAGCAAACTGCGCAGCGAAGGGCATTGATTGTAGGAGCCGGCGACTGCGGTTCGATCATCGTGAAAGAGTTGAGAAACAATCCCTCCTCGAATCAAAAACCGGTTGCCTTCATCGATGATGATCCTCATAAACAAAAGATGCAGCTACACGGGCTTCCCGTTATTGGCACCCGCGAAACGATTGCTCGGACCGTCGAAAGTTTGCATATCGACGACATCATTATCGCAATGCCGTCCGTTTCGCAACGACAAATTGTCGATATCATTGAAGTCTGTAAGCGCACGTCTGCCAAATTGAAAATCATCCCGCCGTTAAGCCATCTGTTCGAAGGCAAAGTGAATATTCGTTCGATTCGGGACGTTCAGGTCGAGGATTTGTTAGGCAGAGATCCGGTTAACGTCGACCTGAAAGGAATAACCGAGTATGTAAAAGATCGCGTCGTTTTGGTTACCGGAGCCGGCGGCTCGATCGGTTCGGAACTTTGCCGCCAGTTGCTGTTTTTTAAGCCTTCTAAGTTGCTCCTGTTGGGCCATGGGGAGAACAGCATTTATCAAATTGATAATGAACTGAGCCAATTGAAGATGAACATCCCAGTGGAGACCATCATCGCCGATATCCAGGATAAAAAGAGAATGCAGGATATTTTTACGCATTACCGGCCACAAGTGGTGTTCCACGCAGCTGCGCATAAACATGTGCCGTTAATGGAACAAAACCCCTCGGAATCTATTAAAAATAACGTTTTCGGGACCAAAAACGTTGCAGACTGCTCTGTGAAATTTGGGGTTGAACGCTTTGTACTGATCTCTTCCGACAAGGCAGTCAACCCAACCAGCGTGATGGGTGTCACCAAACGGATCGCGGAGATGATCGTCCAGTGTATGAACGTGAACAGCGCGACGAAGTTTACGGCAGTCCGGTTCGGCAATGTGCTCGGCAGCCGGGGCAGCGTCATTCCGCGGTTTAAAGATCAAATCGCTAAGGGCGGTCCCGTCACGGTGACGCATCCGGAAATGGTCCGTTATTTTATGACTATTCCGGAAGCGGTACAGCTTGTGATCCAAGCCGGGGCTTACGCGCAAGGCGGGGAAGTGTTTATATTGGATATGGGGAAGCCGGTAAAGATTAACACGCTCGCTGAAGATTTAATCCGCTTCTCTGGTTTTGAGCCCCATATCGATATTAAAATCGAGTATACGGGGATCCGCCCCGGCGAGAAGCTGTATGAGGAGCTCCTTACGGAAGAGGAAGGGCTGACGACGACAAAGCATGATCGAATCTTTATCGGGAAACCGACAAATTTGAGCCGCTCGGAGCTTGATTTCGAATTGAAACGTTTGGAGCAAGTATTAGGCGAGGATCAAAAGGTGATACGGGATTTGTTAAAGATGATCGTTCCGACGTATCAAAATGTTTCATAA
- a CDS encoding CpsD/CapB family tyrosine-protein kinase has protein sequence MPLQTNNNQRKIITVSNPKSPISESYVRLRTNIELSAVDEPIQVIMVTSANPGEGKSTTAANLAVVYAQADKQVLLIDADLRKPTMHHHFMLSNRNGLTSVLTNQVSIGGAIRETSVPNLRALTSGPIPPNPSELLSSKRMESLIAELRSEFDIIIIDTPPTLAVADAQIISTRSDGAILVLNSGNVKRELALKAKQSLEHAKARILGVVLNNVDRKNADSYYYYYYGEGQ, from the coding sequence ATGCCGCTCCAAACCAATAACAACCAGAGAAAAATCATAACGGTATCCAACCCGAAATCCCCCATCTCCGAATCGTACGTAAGACTCCGTACCAATATAGAATTGTCAGCTGTCGACGAGCCGATTCAGGTGATCATGGTCACATCGGCCAACCCTGGAGAAGGGAAGTCGACGACGGCGGCAAATCTAGCGGTAGTCTATGCTCAAGCTGACAAACAAGTGTTGTTAATCGATGCCGATTTGCGGAAACCGACGATGCATCATCATTTCATGCTAAGCAACCGGAACGGCCTGACAAGCGTGCTTACTAACCAAGTTTCAATCGGTGGAGCGATCAGAGAAACGAGCGTTCCTAATCTGCGGGCGTTGACCTCTGGTCCAATTCCGCCCAATCCTTCGGAGCTTCTTTCTTCGAAAAGAATGGAGTCGCTGATCGCGGAGTTGCGCAGCGAGTTCGATATTATTATCATTGACACCCCCCCGACACTTGCCGTAGCTGACGCGCAAATCATTTCAACGCGGTCGGACGGTGCAATCTTGGTGCTTAACTCCGGAAATGTTAAGCGCGAGCTTGCTTTGAAGGCGAAGCAAAGTTTGGAGCATGCGAAGGCCAGAATCCTAGGTGTCGTCCTCAACAATGTAGACCGGAAAAACGCCGATTCTTATTACTATTATTATTACGGCGAGGGACAATAA
- a CDS encoding copper amine oxidase N-terminal domain-containing protein produces the protein MNIRWRKTCLALVVVSSLLGGALITHAAEDVGQAIIVSATVKSLQLEFDGRQLAPTEGESAFVIDGVTYVPLRFMANTAELSVSWDEATSTVKVKEPSTAERIALKERNMNMSSVSENKKPTDAVKNLVVYRRAITYHFGDIRKETSQGKEGLIYSNRLYIPLRFFSESIGKQVAWDPITFKITITTPERMPEPTIAESDKAKAEDKKSAPVTPALPIGAIGGVGGGSKPSYESLTATAEVQLEQLKTRCESNMTSILNRYNETKDMQLMAEGYAELAACNSAFNQIVNALQSELTNNGYDTAIIIQYRTAYDQMKEQKKKEILGN, from the coding sequence ATGAACATCCGATGGAGAAAGACTTGTTTAGCGTTAGTAGTCGTATCATCCCTGTTGGGGGGGGCTCTAATCACTCACGCAGCGGAAGACGTTGGGCAGGCGATTATAGTCTCGGCAACGGTCAAATCCCTGCAACTCGAGTTTGACGGACGGCAATTGGCGCCAACCGAGGGAGAGTCCGCTTTCGTGATCGACGGGGTCACTTACGTTCCGCTTCGGTTCATGGCCAACACGGCGGAATTGAGCGTTTCTTGGGATGAGGCGACGTCTACAGTAAAGGTGAAAGAGCCGTCTACAGCGGAACGCATTGCCCTTAAAGAACGGAACATGAACATGTCGTCCGTCTCTGAAAACAAGAAACCGACTGACGCGGTCAAAAATCTGGTCGTCTATCGGCGTGCGATAACGTATCATTTCGGCGATATTCGCAAGGAAACGTCGCAAGGTAAAGAGGGTCTAATCTATAGTAACCGGTTATATATTCCGCTTCGTTTCTTCAGCGAGTCGATTGGGAAACAAGTCGCATGGGATCCGATAACGTTCAAAATTACGATTACAACACCTGAACGCATGCCCGAACCAACGATAGCAGAATCCGACAAAGCCAAAGCGGAGGACAAGAAATCTGCACCTGTAACGCCAGCCCTGCCAATCGGCGCGATAGGAGGCGTAGGCGGGGGAAGCAAGCCGTCTTACGAGTCGTTAACAGCGACTGCGGAAGTTCAGCTGGAGCAGCTAAAAACTCGGTGCGAAAGTAATATGACTTCGATATTAAACCGGTATAATGAAACGAAGGATATGCAATTAATGGCGGAAGGTTACGCGGAGTTGGCTGCTTGCAATAGTGCATTCAACCAAATCGTGAATGCTTTGCAAAGCGAGTTGACGAATAACGGTTACGATACGGCCATTATCATCCAGTACCGCACTGCTTATGATCAGATGAAAGAACAAAAGAAGAAGGAAATCTTGGGGAATTAG
- a CDS encoding NUDIX hydrolase — MAQKWTSLGSVYPSFGSTDQIIHLFAAEDLTMGQQRLEPGEEIEVVTMPIEQFRELVQNGQFQHGAGLACVARWWAMGK, encoded by the coding sequence ATAGCCCAAAAATGGACGTCATTAGGCTCGGTATATCCTTCATTCGGCTCCACGGATCAAATCATTCATCTCTTCGCTGCAGAAGATCTGACAATGGGACAGCAGCGGTTGGAGCCCGGGGAAGAAATCGAAGTGGTCACCATGCCAATCGAACAATTCCGTGAACTTGTACAAAATGGGCAATTTCAGCATGGCGCTGGGTTAGCCTGCGTTGCGCGTTGGTGGGCAATGGGCAAATAA